In Gemmobacter sp. 24YEA27, a genomic segment contains:
- a CDS encoding GTPase: MRSFWNRRKPADPVAERPGAPVQRKPRILIAGEFSAGKTQLINGLVGGLIGGPVLPSNVTATALPPVWLVRGEPALIRVGLSGRGEPLADLNTVDLEKTQYCLMAHPAPVLTGMDIIDTPGNSDPNMAAETWQRMLEFADAVVWCTNATQAWRQSEKAVWQAMPARLRQNATMVVTHADLLGSPAMADRVLQRVQREAGAFFESFLMASLLQREDLDRIAARLRMVSGSVRQDGAPNTLIGQFAASVPVRVTTPEPATASVATGAAAPQPAPALKAQNEAGETPDLSTSPRAAVGANVLQLVRNRRPEEAAPETAPETPPPARAALVRAALAGAESGHARSLWNEMSQSVDHSDPESLLAAVDHFIARLDAQPAQAGAVNSNSVNSGSASGAGRAGFSADFCE, from the coding sequence GTGAGGAGCTTCTGGAACCGCAGGAAACCGGCCGATCCGGTGGCTGAACGCCCTGGTGCTCCGGTGCAGCGCAAGCCGCGCATCCTGATCGCGGGCGAATTCAGCGCCGGCAAGACCCAGCTGATCAATGGGCTGGTCGGCGGGCTGATCGGCGGCCCGGTGCTGCCGTCGAATGTCACCGCGACCGCGCTGCCGCCGGTCTGGCTGGTGCGCGGCGAACCGGCGCTGATCCGTGTTGGCCTTTCCGGCCGGGGCGAGCCGCTGGCCGATCTGAACACTGTCGATCTGGAAAAGACCCAATATTGCTTGATGGCGCATCCGGCACCCGTCCTGACCGGGATGGATATTATCGACACGCCCGGCAATTCCGATCCGAACATGGCGGCCGAGACCTGGCAGCGCATGCTTGAATTTGCCGATGCAGTGGTCTGGTGCACCAATGCAACCCAGGCCTGGCGGCAAAGCGAAAAGGCGGTCTGGCAGGCGATGCCGGCGCGGCTGCGGCAGAATGCGACCATGGTGGTGACCCATGCCGATCTGCTGGGCAGCCCGGCCATGGCAGACCGCGTGTTGCAGCGCGTCCAGCGCGAGGCCGGCGCGTTTTTCGAGAGCTTCCTCATGGCGTCTCTCTTGCAGCGCGAAGATCTTGACCGCATCGCGGCCCGTCTGCGTATGGTCAGCGGCAGTGTGCGGCAGGATGGGGCGCCCAATACGCTGATCGGCCAGTTCGCGGCCTCGGTGCCGGTGCGCGTCACGACGCCTGAGCCGGCGACCGCATCCGTTGCGACCGGGGCTGCGGCCCCGCAGCCCGCTCCTGCCCTGAAAGCGCAGAATGAGGCCGGGGAGACCCCCGATCTTTCCACATCACCGCGCGCTGCGGTCGGGGCCAATGTCCTGCAGCTCGTGCGCAACCGCCGCCCGGAGGAGGCCGCGCCCGAAACCGCGCCCGAAACCCCGCCTCCGGCACGCGCGGCTCTGGTCCGTGCCGCGCTGGCCGGGGCAGAGAGCGGGCATGCGCGCAGCCTCTGGAACGAAATGAGCCAGAGCGTTGACCACAGCGATCCGGAATCGCTGCTCGCCGCTGTGGATCATTTTATCGCCCGGCTGGATGCGCAGCCCGCCCAGGCCGGCGCTGTGAATAGTAACTCTGTGAATAGTGGCTCTGCCAGTGGTGCCGGACGTGCCGGTTTCTCTGCGGATTTTTGTGAGTGA
- a CDS encoding dynamin family protein, with product MQIAPDQRQELNFLRDSLDGIDKVISRDMRPGFRALRERLDNWAAKVAVIGQVKAGKSTFLNAFLYSHDFLPSDVNPWTSVVTNIRVNLPGDPVMGAKFEFFGNADWNEIVNGDSRIRKLTEQLLPGFDTQLLREQSDQMRRRAEERLGKRYADLLGTAHDYDYVSSDLLRSYVCAGAEDETDPTAAGRYAMLTKVANVYMRLPEFQVPTIITDTPGVNDPFLVRDEFTCRSLDKSDVFVIVLSAHQPLTDVDIALIRILAKQDNKDVLVFVNRIDELDDYDTDVPRVIEDVSRRLCGAIPDIDFTIVAGSAWMADLTLQDGMRPRPIAPLSMTPASRAISIRATAICPMTAASA from the coding sequence ATGCAAATTGCACCTGACCAGCGCCAGGAACTGAATTTTCTTCGGGATTCCCTTGACGGGATCGACAAGGTCATCAGCCGTGACATGCGTCCGGGCTTTCGCGCGCTGCGCGAGCGGCTGGACAACTGGGCCGCAAAAGTCGCGGTGATCGGTCAGGTCAAGGCCGGCAAATCGACCTTTCTGAACGCTTTCCTTTACAGCCATGATTTCCTGCCCTCGGATGTGAACCCCTGGACTTCGGTCGTCACCAATATAAGGGTGAACCTGCCCGGTGACCCGGTGATGGGGGCCAAATTCGAATTCTTCGGCAATGCTGACTGGAACGAGATCGTCAATGGCGACAGCCGCATCCGCAAGCTGACCGAACAGTTGCTGCCGGGCTTTGACACCCAGCTTTTGCGCGAACAAAGCGACCAGATGCGCCGCCGCGCCGAGGAACGGCTTGGCAAGCGCTATGCCGATCTCCTGGGGACGGCGCATGATTACGACTACGTTTCCTCCGATCTGCTGCGCAGCTATGTCTGCGCCGGGGCCGAAGATGAGACCGATCCGACGGCGGCAGGGCGTTATGCGATGCTGACCAAAGTCGCGAATGTCTATATGCGGCTGCCGGAATTCCAGGTGCCGACCATCATCACCGATACGCCCGGCGTGAATGACCCCTTCCTTGTGCGCGATGAATTCACCTGTCGCAGCCTCGACAAGTCGGATGTTTTTGTCATCGTCCTGTCGGCGCATCAGCCGCTGACCGATGTCGATATCGCGCTGATCCGGATCCTCGCGAAACAGGATAACAAGGATGTCCTGGTCTTCGTGAACCGGATCGACGAGCTGGACGATTACGACACCGATGTGCCGCGCGTGATCGAAGATGTCTCGCGGCGTCTGTGCGGTGCGATCCCGGATATTGATTTCACCATCGTGGCCGGTTCGGCCTGGATGGCGGATCTGACGCTCCAGGACGGGATGAGGCCGAGGCCGATCGCGCCGCTCTCGATGACACCCGCCTCGCGCGCTATATCCATTCGCGCTACGGCTATCTGCCCGATGACCGCTGCGAGCGCCTGA
- a CDS encoding dynamin family protein has translation MKDIQTTANGAFAGSALSGSASVATNSSGPGCPPNLDLLSRGAEVITPLLQTLETLRDTVLARARESDSAMSRKLVSLAKQTGSFEASVTLVGQFRAGKTALVNVLSGRPGLLPEDGSALTPVVTELHVNARQASRRTRALFRFFDPGDRDRMMRDTAHRHLSADVEALSGKSHKFSYVDRELIGRYLCAGDADHQQLNPQCQQGKFADITRSAEIWLDVPQLPGSYLFRDTPGVNDTFPMREQVTHQALRGAKVCVVVLSAHEALNTTDLALIRLISSSESRQLVLFVNRIDELDTPSEQVAGIYESIHKTLRPYGRLRDVKVVFGSARWAEMALRGARPERDDAGKTALSDWARNCDVGADPRNMAHLWKLSGIPELMRCINERIVEGSGARHLAAMRGRLANIAAARAARKALVSGRDTAGRLAAVDPEQLRGDLDAVVSRARQKLEETLSRLEGELAPALTQVQQDYVLRATDALTGHLCKTGTDDSWTFNSSGLRLVLRTTCDRFSARARAQVETVFYCAASDLRAVCAGALGPAVGGFRIEPPQVPKAPPPVVMGKTITITLRRSWWRRWWLRGRNPATLAAGYRSLIEAGIGSATDDLKQSQVIDLSREIRRIFDDFLAEQTATVLDLAKQQPEGGDLGALRANVVATIRPGKASGSDPEVDPDPGELRKAVGGY, from the coding sequence ATGAAAGACATTCAAACCACCGCAAATGGTGCCTTCGCCGGATCAGCGCTTTCCGGATCGGCCTCTGTCGCAACAAATTCCTCCGGGCCGGGCTGCCCGCCGAACCTCGACCTGCTGAGCCGGGGTGCCGAGGTCATCACACCGTTACTCCAGACGCTTGAGACCTTGCGGGACACCGTCCTTGCCAGGGCGCGCGAGAGCGACAGCGCGATGAGCCGCAAACTTGTGTCGCTTGCAAAGCAAACTGGCAGTTTCGAGGCCTCGGTCACGCTGGTGGGGCAGTTCAGGGCCGGCAAGACCGCGCTGGTCAATGTGCTGAGCGGTCGGCCCGGACTGCTGCCGGAGGATGGGTCCGCCCTGACCCCGGTTGTCACTGAGCTGCATGTCAATGCGCGGCAGGCCAGCCGCCGGACCCGTGCCCTGTTCCGGTTCTTTGACCCCGGCGATCGGGACAGGATGATGCGCGACACCGCGCACCGCCATCTTTCGGCGGATGTCGAGGCGCTTTCGGGCAAAAGCCACAAATTCAGCTATGTCGATCGCGAACTGATCGGGCGTTATCTCTGCGCCGGTGACGCTGATCATCAGCAGCTGAACCCGCAATGCCAGCAGGGCAAGTTTGCGGATATCACCAGATCGGCAGAGATCTGGCTGGATGTGCCGCAGCTTCCGGGCAGCTATCTGTTCCGCGATACGCCCGGAGTGAATGATACGTTCCCCATGCGCGAACAGGTCACGCACCAGGCGCTGCGCGGGGCAAAGGTCTGTGTCGTGGTTCTCTCGGCGCATGAGGCGCTGAACACCACCGATCTTGCGCTGATCCGGCTGATTTCAAGCTCGGAATCGCGTCAGCTTGTGCTGTTCGTCAACCGTATCGACGAGCTCGATACGCCCTCAGAGCAGGTGGCCGGAATCTATGAGAGCATCCACAAAACGCTGCGCCCCTATGGCCGTCTGCGGGATGTGAAGGTGGTATTCGGTTCGGCCCGCTGGGCTGAGATGGCGCTGCGGGGCGCGCGCCCGGAACGTGACGACGCGGGCAAGACTGCGCTGTCCGACTGGGCCCGCAATTGCGATGTCGGGGCCGATCCGCGCAATATGGCGCATCTGTGGAAGCTGTCCGGCATTCCCGAGCTGATGCGCTGCATCAATGAGCGTATCGTTGAGGGGTCGGGCGCCCGCCATCTGGCGGCGATGCGCGGCAGGCTTGCCAATATCGCCGCCGCCAGGGCCGCCCGCAAGGCATTGGTCAGCGGCCGCGATACTGCAGGACGGCTGGCAGCTGTCGATCCGGAACAGCTGCGCGGCGATCTTGATGCCGTTGTCAGTCGCGCGCGGCAAAAACTGGAAGAGACGCTTTCCCGGCTGGAGGGCGAGCTGGCACCGGCGCTGACCCAGGTGCAGCAGGATTATGTGCTCCGCGCCACCGACGCTCTGACCGGCCATTTGTGCAAAACCGGCACGGATGACAGCTGGACCTTCAATTCCTCGGGGCTGCGGCTGGTGCTGCGCACGACCTGTGACCGGTTTTCGGCCCGGGCGCGGGCGCAGGTGGAGACGGTGTTCTATTGCGCGGCAAGTGATCTGCGCGCGGTCTGTGCCGGCGCATTGGGGCCGGCGGTCGGCGGGTTCCGGATCGAGCCGCCGCAGGTGCCCAAAGCGCCGCCGCCGGTGGTGATGGGCAAAACCATCACCATCACCCTCCGCCGCAGCTGGTGGAGGCGCTGGTGGCTGCGTGGCAGGAACCCCGCCACGCTTGCCGCCGGCTATCGCAGCCTGATCGAGGCCGGGATCGGCTCGGCGACCGATGATCTGAAACAGAGCCAGGTCATTGATCTGTCCAGAGAAATCAGGCGCATATTCGATGACTTTCTCGCTGAGCAGACCGCGACCGTGCTTGATCTCGCCAAACAGCAGCCCGAGGGCGGTGATCTCGGGGCGCTGCGTGCGAATGTGGTTGCCACGATCCGACCGGGGAAGGCGTCTGGGAGTGATCCCGAAGTGGATCCCGATCCCGGTGAGCTGCGCAAAGCAGTGGGGGGCTATTGA
- a CDS encoding GFA family protein, translating into MKDATGGGARCPFGFGGEAGASFAASPQRATPVPEISPESDGYRHVAGAQDLACDTLPGFLSAPVPEGENGLATGRCLCGQVSFRSGQPVSMVFASHDAASRKRAGGVALTIMLRAGSTEFAGWDNLAQYQVSAREVSYFCRTCGTPVLTRHLAPDAMAGMISLSVGLLDRTEGLRLAAEISHDEKPDFYAFAGERRVITTGELEAIFAGRGR; encoded by the coding sequence ATGAAGGATGCAACCGGGGGCGGCGCCAGATGCCCGTTCGGCTTTGGTGGAGAGGCAGGCGCGTCTTTCGCGGCAAGCCCGCAGCGCGCCACTCCTGTCCCGGAAATCTCTCCGGAATCTGATGGTTATCGCCATGTCGCGGGCGCACAGGATCTGGCGTGCGACACATTGCCGGGGTTTTTGTCCGCGCCGGTTCCCGAAGGTGAAAATGGTCTCGCTACTGGCCGCTGTCTTTGTGGCCAGGTCAGTTTCCGGTCGGGCCAGCCGGTCTCGATGGTCTTTGCCAGCCATGACGCGGCGTCGCGCAAACGTGCGGGCGGCGTGGCGCTGACGATCATGCTGCGCGCGGGAAGCACGGAATTCGCGGGATGGGACAATCTGGCGCAATACCAGGTCTCGGCGCGTGAGGTCTCGTATTTTTGCCGGACCTGCGGCACGCCGGTTCTGACGCGCCACCTTGCGCCCGATGCGATGGCGGGGATGATCTCGCTTTCTGTGGGGCTGCTGGACCGGACCGAAGGGCTGCGGCTTGCGGCCGAGATCAGCCATGACGAAAAGCCGGACTTCTACGCCTTTGCCGGTGAGCGCCGGGTGATCACCACCGGTGAACTTGAGGCGATTTTCGCCGGGCGCGGGCGCTGA
- the ccoG gene encoding cytochrome c oxidase accessory protein CcoG, which translates to MSIPEASPPSLYAAREPIFPRRVKGHFRTAKWWIMAITLGIYYITPWIRWDRGPNLPDQAVLVDLANRRFFFFMIEIWPHEFYFVAGLLIMAGLGLFLFTSAAGRVWCGYACPQTVWTDLFILVERWIEGDRNARIRLHRSKWTAEKIRKSAVKWTAWFLIGLATGGAWIFYFTDAPTLLRDLVTLSASPVAWITMLTLTMTTFVFGGFMREQVCIYMCPWPRIQAAMMDEETITIAYRDWRGEPRGKPGSDKGDCIDCMACVNVCPMGIDIRDGQQLACITCGLCIDACNDMMDKIGKPRGLIDYLALTDEARERRGEPAVPAWKHVLRPRTILYTLLWAGVGAALVAALFLRSPIDVNVTPVRNPTFVTLSDGTIRNTYEIRLRNMEGEARWFSFSVEDPALALSVEGGTGGRIKVPANETAHVRLYVTAAPGTAAARAQRSDIRLWIEGEAVPGVKDTTDLVSKDTVLNGKGDQP; encoded by the coding sequence GTGTCCATACCAGAAGCCAGCCCGCCGAGCCTTTACGCGGCGCGTGAGCCGATCTTTCCCCGCCGCGTCAAAGGCCATTTTCGCACGGCGAAATGGTGGATCATGGCGATCACGCTGGGCATTTACTACATCACGCCCTGGATCCGCTGGGATCGCGGGCCGAACCTGCCCGACCAGGCGGTGCTGGTGGACCTGGCCAATCGCCGCTTTTTCTTTTTCATGATCGAAATCTGGCCGCATGAATTCTATTTCGTCGCGGGTCTGTTGATCATGGCGGGGCTGGGGCTGTTTTTGTTCACCTCCGCCGCCGGGCGGGTCTGGTGTGGCTATGCCTGTCCGCAAACCGTCTGGACCGACCTTTTCATCCTGGTCGAACGCTGGATCGAGGGGGACCGCAATGCCCGAATCCGCCTGCACCGGAGCAAATGGACGGCAGAGAAGATCCGCAAAAGCGCGGTGAAATGGACCGCCTGGTTCCTGATCGGGCTTGCAACCGGCGGTGCCTGGATCTTTTACTTCACTGATGCGCCGACTTTGCTGCGTGACCTGGTGACGCTCAGCGCCAGCCCCGTCGCCTGGATCACAATGCTGACGCTGACCATGACCACCTTCGTTTTTGGCGGGTTCATGCGCGAACAGGTCTGCATCTATATGTGCCCCTGGCCCCGTATCCAGGCCGCAATGATGGACGAAGAGACCATCACCATCGCCTATCGCGACTGGCGCGGCGAGCCGCGCGGCAAGCCAGGCTCTGACAAGGGCGACTGCATCGACTGCATGGCCTGCGTCAATGTCTGCCCGATGGGGATCGACATCCGTGACGGCCAGCAACTGGCCTGCATTACCTGCGGGCTTTGCATCGACGCCTGCAATGACATGATGGATAAGATCGGCAAGCCGCGCGGGCTGATCGACTATCTCGCGCTGACCGACGAGGCCCGCGAGCGCAGGGGTGAGCCTGCTGTTCCGGCCTGGAAACATGTTCTGCGCCCCCGCACGATCCTTTACACCTTGCTCTGGGCCGGGGTCGGGGCGGCGCTGGTGGCGGCTTTGTTCCTGCGCAGCCCGATTGATGTCAACGTCACTCCGGTGCGCAATCCGACCTTTGTGACGCTCTCGGACGGCACGATCCGCAACACTTACGAGATCCGTCTGCGCAATATGGAAGGCGAGGCCCGCTGGTTCTCCTTTTCTGTCGAAGACCCGGCGCTGGCTTTGTCGGTCGAAGGCGGCACAGGGGGGCGGATAAAAGTTCCGGCCAATGAAACTGCGCATGTGCGGCTTTACGTAACGGCGGCACCCGGGACGGCGGCGGCCAGAGCGCAGCGCAGCGACATCCGGCTCTGGATTGAGGGCGAGGCGGTGCCCGGCGTCAAAGATACCACCGATCTTGTGTCGAAAGACACGGTCCTCAACGGCAAAGGCGACCAACCATGA
- a CDS encoding FixH family protein has protein sequence MSNFQLSGFQPIFLLFVPLVLVVIGFGLWFRRGRLTGGKVLVATLSFFGIVTAVNIFMAFKAVSTFPGLEVQSSYVAGRGFDGRREAQEALGWGIEQVYEPGRMSLTITDAVGQPVEARALEALIGRVTIARDDQTPDFRWTGKGYEAAVELGSGEWMMKVQAIAQDGTPFERRLDFTVAPKG, from the coding sequence ATGAGCAACTTCCAGCTTTCGGGCTTTCAGCCGATCTTCCTTCTGTTCGTCCCGCTGGTTCTGGTGGTGATCGGCTTTGGCCTCTGGTTCCGGCGCGGCAGGCTGACAGGGGGGAAAGTGCTGGTCGCGACGCTGTCCTTTTTCGGGATCGTCACGGCAGTGAATATCTTCATGGCCTTCAAGGCGGTATCGACATTTCCGGGGCTCGAAGTGCAAAGCTCTTACGTCGCGGGCCGGGGATTCGACGGCCGTCGCGAGGCGCAGGAGGCGCTTGGCTGGGGGATCGAGCAGGTTTACGAGCCGGGCCGGATGTCCCTGACGATCACCGATGCCGTCGGCCAGCCGGTCGAGGCGCGCGCGCTTGAGGCGCTGATCGGCCGCGTGACCATCGCAAGGGATGACCAGACCCCCGATTTCCGCTGGACCGGGAAAGGCTATGAGGCGGCGGTCGAACTTGGTTCTGGCGAATGGATGATGAAGGTGCAGGCCATCGCGCAGGATGGCACGCCTTTCGAACGCCGGCTGGATTTCACCGTGGCACCAAAGGGCTGA
- a CDS encoding heavy metal translocating P-type ATPase: MTASDLNRMSESPGGISACPACVVAPAAADLARVVKEARIVLSLPAAHCADCISTVEKALQAVPGVRSARLNLTLKRVSVDAGPEITPTDLVQVLDRAGYEAHELDPGLLSVTETDRQGRELLMRMGVAFFSMMNVMLLSVAVWSGADGATRDMFHWISGAIALPTVVFSAQPFFRGAWRSVKAGRLGMDFPISLAIVLACCISIFETINSGPHAYFDAAVMLTFFLLIGRYLDHRTRAIARSAAQELAALEVPRAIVLTEGAELVKPISEVAAGDLVLVRPGGRMPVDGVVTEGASEIDRSLLTGETLPVAAHPGTLVSAGEVNLTGPLTMRVTAAGKDSSLHQMADLVAVAEAAKTRYTSLAERAAHAYSSIVHVLAAVAFTGWLIWTGGDFRLSVNIMAAVLIITCPCALGLAVPAVLTSASGKLFRKGMLIKDGTALERMSQVDTVVFDKTGTLTMGQPLVTNLDDHPLSAREVALALAGASSHPLAMALAEAARAAGVRPARVEEIREIPGYGIEGRWKGMRVRFGRAEWCGTDAGSETATWLSTGEGAPRAFTFTDRLRPGAAELMAALKAGGQRVILLSGDNAAAVSSLAAELGIDDWSAGVLPSEKAARIRDLRAGGAQVLMVGDGLNDTAALAEACVSISPASALDAARVASDIVLLGQNIAPIADAIRISRQASKRIVGNFRISAGYNIVAVPLALFGLATPLAAALAMSLSSITVSLNALRLK; this comes from the coding sequence ATGACGGCCAGCGATCTGAACCGGATGTCTGAGAGCCCCGGCGGCATTTCGGCCTGCCCGGCCTGTGTCGTGGCCCCCGCCGCCGCCGATCTGGCGCGGGTGGTGAAGGAGGCGCGGATCGTGCTGTCACTGCCCGCAGCGCATTGTGCGGACTGTATCTCGACGGTGGAAAAGGCGCTGCAGGCGGTGCCGGGGGTGCGCTCGGCACGGCTCAATCTGACCTTGAAGCGGGTCTCGGTGGATGCCGGGCCAGAGATCACGCCCACCGACCTGGTTCAGGTGCTGGATCGCGCCGGCTATGAGGCACATGAGCTGGATCCGGGGCTTTTATCGGTGACCGAGACCGACCGACAGGGCCGCGAGCTTCTGATGCGGATGGGTGTCGCCTTCTTTTCCATGATGAATGTCATGCTGTTGTCGGTGGCGGTCTGGTCCGGCGCCGATGGGGCGACGCGCGACATGTTCCACTGGATTTCCGGCGCCATCGCGCTGCCGACGGTGGTGTTTTCCGCACAGCCGTTTTTCAGGGGCGCCTGGCGGTCGGTGAAGGCGGGGCGGCTGGGGATGGATTTCCCGATCAGTCTCGCGATTGTGCTGGCCTGTTGCATCTCGATTTTCGAGACCATCAATTCCGGGCCGCATGCCTATTTCGATGCCGCCGTGATGCTGACCTTCTTTCTGTTGATCGGGCGTTACCTCGACCACCGCACCAGGGCGATTGCGCGGTCTGCCGCGCAGGAGCTGGCCGCGCTGGAAGTGCCGCGCGCCATCGTGCTGACGGAGGGTGCCGAACTGGTCAAACCGATCAGCGAGGTTGCGGCCGGTGACCTGGTCCTCGTGCGTCCCGGCGGGCGGATGCCGGTTGACGGCGTGGTGACAGAGGGCGCCTCCGAGATCGACCGCAGCCTTTTGACCGGCGAGACGCTGCCGGTCGCGGCCCATCCCGGCACCTTGGTCTCGGCGGGAGAGGTCAATCTGACCGGCCCGCTGACTATGCGCGTCACGGCGGCGGGCAAGGACAGCTCGCTGCATCAGATGGCCGATCTGGTCGCGGTGGCCGAGGCCGCAAAGACCCGCTACACCTCGCTGGCCGAACGCGCCGCGCATGCCTATTCCTCGATCGTGCATGTGCTGGCGGCGGTCGCCTTCACCGGCTGGCTGATCTGGACCGGCGGCGATTTCCGCTTGTCGGTCAATATCATGGCGGCGGTGCTGATCATCACCTGCCCCTGTGCGCTTGGCCTCGCGGTGCCGGCGGTGCTGACCTCGGCGAGCGGAAAGCTCTTCCGCAAGGGGATGCTGATCAAGGACGGCACCGCGCTGGAGCGGATGTCGCAGGTCGATACAGTGGTGTTTGACAAGACCGGCACGCTGACCATGGGCCAGCCGCTGGTGACGAACCTGGACGATCACCCGCTGTCCGCGCGCGAGGTTGCACTGGCGCTGGCCGGGGCCTCCTCGCATCCGCTGGCCATGGCGCTTGCCGAGGCGGCACGTGCCGCAGGCGTGCGCCCCGCGCGCGTTGAGGAGATCCGCGAGATACCCGGCTACGGCATCGAAGGCCGCTGGAAAGGGATGCGCGTTCGCTTTGGCCGCGCCGAATGGTGCGGCACTGATGCGGGCAGCGAGACCGCAACCTGGCTTTCCACTGGCGAGGGCGCGCCGCGCGCCTTCACCTTCACCGACCGGCTGCGCCCTGGTGCTGCCGAACTGATGGCCGCACTGAAGGCGGGCGGTCAGCGGGTGATCCTTCTGTCGGGGGACAATGCGGCGGCGGTGTCGTCACTGGCGGCAGAGCTTGGGATTGACGACTGGTCGGCGGGCGTTTTGCCGTCTGAAAAAGCCGCGCGGATCCGGGATCTGCGGGCCGGGGGCGCCCAGGTCCTGATGGTCGGCGACGGGCTGAATGACACGGCAGCGCTGGCCGAGGCCTGTGTCTCGATCTCGCCCGCCTCGGCGCTGGATGCGGCGCGGGTGGCCTCGGATATCGTGTTGCTGGGGCAGAATATCGCGCCCATCGCCGATGCGATCCGCATTTCGCGTCAGGCCTCGAAGCGGATCGTCGGGAATTTCAGGATTTCCGCAGGTTATAATATCGTGGCAGTGCCGCTGGCGCTTTTCGGCCTTGCGACCCCCCTTGCGGCGGCGCTTGCGATGTCGCTGTCATCAATTACGGTCTCGCTCAACGCCCTGCGTCTGAAATAG
- the ccoS gene encoding cbb3-type cytochrome oxidase assembly protein CcoS: MEILGILIPVSLFMGGIGLLAFIWAMRSRQFDDPEGDASRILTKDWDDKPRPD; this comes from the coding sequence ATGGAAATCCTCGGCATCCTGATCCCGGTCTCGCTGTTTATGGGGGGGATTGGCCTTCTGGCCTTCATCTGGGCCATGCGGTCGCGGCAGTTTGACGACCCCGAAGGCGATGCCAGCCGGATCCTGACGAAAGACTGGGACGACAAGCCGCGCCCGGATTGA